Part of the Acidobacteriota bacterium genome, ATGGAGCGGTTGGCGAGCAGCCGATGGGGACCGAGATGCTCGGCGAAAAGGCGTTCGCAGAATGCGACGGTGTCCTCCTCCGTCGCCCGGTCGAGGCCGGCGGCGCGCCAGGTCTCCTCCCGGCACTCGACGATCCAGGTGGAGAGATCTCCCTCCGGACCGTGCTCGAAGGGATAGGCGTGTACCTGGAACAGGCCGTGCTCCGTCGGCTCGAAGATGAAGGTGAAGGCATCGAGCGGCTTGTCCGTACCGAGCCAGGTGAATTTGGCCCGCCGCCAGTCGAGGCGCGGCCGAAAGTGCTCGGCCACTTCACGACGTACCCAGCTATTGGCGCCGTCGGCTCCGAGGATGAGATCCGCGTCGTGGAACTCATCGAGGGACTCGACTTCGCGCTCGAATTCGAGCTGCACCCCCAACTCCCGGCAGCGGGCATGAAGGATCGAGAGCAGGGTCCGGCGCGAAAGGGCCGAAAAGCCGTGACCGGTGGAAACGGTGCGGGTGCCCTGACGGAAGGTCTCGATGTCCGTCCAGTGGACGAAGTGTCGAGTGATCTCCCGATAGGTCGGCCCGTCCGCCGCCTCGAAGTTCTCGAGGGTTTCGTCCGAGAACACGACGCCCCAACCGTAGGTGTCGTCCGGCCGGTTCCGCTCCAGAATGCGGATCTCCGTTTCCGGGAAGGCCTTCTTCATCAGGATGCCGAAATACAGGCCCGCCGGGCCACCACCAATGCTGACGATTTTCATGAGGGGATTGTACTGGTACCCGGTTGACCTGGAGATTTGTTACCGAAGTCTAGGGTAGGCTTTGAAGATGGGTTGCTTCGAGACTCGAGTCAGGATCGCAGCGCCGCGGCCGCGGGTATTCGACCTCGCGCGGTCCGTCGAACTCCATCTGGAGAGCACGAGCAAGACGCGCGAGCGGGCCGTAGGAGGAGTTGTCTCCGGCCTGCTGGGAGCTGGTGAAGAAGTCACCTGGAGCGCGCGCCACTTCGGGATTCGCCAACGACTGACCAGCCGCATTACCCGCTTCGATCCACCTCGCTACTTCCGTGACGAGATGGTCGCCGGCGCCTTCTCGCACTTCCATCACGACCATCACTTCGAGGCGCTCAAGTTCGGCACGATGATGCGCGATGTGCTCGATTTCGAGGCACCCTTGGGCTGGTTGGGCAAGGCGGTCGACCGGCTGGTGTTGATTGCCTACTTGAGACGGTTTATCGAAAGTCGCGGCGAGGTGATCCGCCGCATCGCGGAATCCGATGCCTGGCAGGAATTCTTGCCGGAACACGAGGGGGGCAGCCAAAAAAGCGCTGCGCGCATTCAGCCGTCTTCCTAGTAGGGGTCGTCGCCGAAGTGTAGTTCGATGCCGATGCCGACGATGGCGGAACCCTCGCGGGCTTCATCATCCGGTCGCCGGGGGAAGGAGTAGCCGGCAGTGACCAGCCCGAAGAAGTATTCACGGAAGACCGGCTGGCGGTAAACGCCTCGTATTCCGTATTCCCGGATCGGGACCACGCTGTCCGTAGAGCCTCGAATGAATCCTTCGTACGCGATCCCTTTTCTCTTTCGGAGGTTCTGAAAGATCAGCACCCGCGAGCGCCAGTTGAGGCCGGTGGTCGCTTCCGAGAAGGTGCCGACGTTGCCCCAGCGCAGGAGGAGGTCCGGTTTCAGAACATAGTCGAGGTCGGCGCTGGTGGTGGAGCCGAAGCCGTCTCGATTCTCGTAGAACACCGTCTCGCGCAATCGCCAGACGGTGTTCGCTCCGACGAAGTAGTTGCGGCGAAGTCGTCCCTGCAGGAAGATCTCAGGTGCCGACTTCACTCGCCCACCGACGCGAAAATCCAGCCGATCGGTGTATTTGCCCGGTGGCGAGTAGCCGAGGCCGGCGAGCCATCGGTCCTCGGTCTCGAGGTCGAAGACCGAGGATCGAATCGGAAAGGTCTGCTGCCGATCCTGGACGAATTCCTCTTCGTCCTCGCGGCCGAGGAAGAGGTTGACTCGGTTCTCGAGATTAGGCAGATCGTACTTGAGGCGCAGCCGGACCTTGGGGTCGTAGCCTTCGTACTCAGAGTAAATGTTGTTGACTTCCAACCGGCCGGCGACGGACCGGGCGTTGTCCAGGTCCGGTTGGCCGCCGAGAAGGCCGTCGAACCACAGGGTGGCGCTACAGAAGGTTTCCTCCAGTTTGGTCCGCGTCTTGTCGAGCATGGGCCGCTTGGCGGCTTCCTCGGGGTGTTGGGCGCGGCAGAGATGCCGAAGAGACGGCTTTTTTTCCTCCGCTTCCGTCGCCGGTCCCTGTTCGAAGCCCTCGGCGAAGTCGCCGGAGGGCGGGGTTTCGCTCTCCGGCACGTCCTCGTTGGCGGTCGGTCGGGCATTGGCCGCCACAGAGCCCGCCGTGCGCGGTTTCGGGGCGCCGGCGCAGCCTGTCCAGAGGACGGCTCCACCGAGCAGGGTCACCGCCAGGTATT contains:
- a CDS encoding SRPBCC family protein, giving the protein MGCFETRVRIAAPRPRVFDLARSVELHLESTSKTRERAVGGVVSGLLGAGEEVTWSARHFGIRQRLTSRITRFDPPRYFRDEMVAGAFSHFHHDHHFEALKFGTMMRDVLDFEAPLGWLGKAVDRLVLIAYLRRFIESRGEVIRRIAESDAWQEFLPEHEGGSQKSAARIQPSS